ATGCGTGAAAAAGGCGTGAAGATGAAACTTTCTCCAGTGCGTCAAGTTGTGAACGGTAAAAGAGTCGTTATGGTGGATGATTCGATTGTTCGCGGCACCACTTCAAAAAGGATTGTCAATTTGTTGAAAGAAGCAGGTGCAACGGAAGTTCACGTAGTGATTGCGTCTCCACCACTTGTCAGTCCGTGTTTTTATGGTGTTGATATTAGTACGGATTCAGAACTGATTGCAACAAACAGGACGAATGATGAAATTCGGGAACTGATCGGTGCAGATTCACTTACATTCCTATCTGCCGAAGGATTGATTGGAGCAATTGGAAGACCGGAAAAAACGAAAAATTGTGGACAATGCCTTGCATGCTTTACGGGAGAATATCCTACAGAAATCTATTCGGATACAGTTTTGCCATATAAAAAAGAAATTGTTTGATAGGGGGACTTATGCATGTCGAAGGCTTATGAAAACGCAGGAGTAAATATCGAAGCTGGTTACGAGTCAGTTGAACGGATGAAATCCCATGTTGCGCGTACTGCACGTATTGGTGTTACGGGAACGTTCGGCGGTTTTGGCGGCATGTTCGATTTATCCGCACTTAATTATAAAGAGCCGGTTCTTATTTCCGGTACAGATGGTGTTGGTACAAAGTTGAAACTTGCGTTCATGGCAGATAAGCATGACACGATTGGGATTGACTGTGTCGCTATGTGTGTTAACGACATTGTGGCTCAGGGTGCAGAACCTCTTTATTTCCTTGATTACATAGCGCTTGGAAAAGCTGTACCTGAAAAGGTCGAAGCGATTGTTAAAGGAATTGCGGATGGTTGTGTTCAGTCAGGCGCAGCATTAATTGGTGGAGAAACGGCTGAGATGCCAGGACTTTACGAAGTTGATGAGTATGACCTTGCAGGTTTTGCCGTTGGTGCTTGTGAAAAGAGTAAAATCGTTACAGGTGAAAAAGTTGTTGCGGGTGACGTTCTTGTTGGCATCGCTTCAAGTGGTATTCATTCGAACGGTTTTTCACTAGTCCGTAAAATTGTAATCGAGGATCAAGGCTGTGAAATTGACGGTTTGATTGCCGGATACGAAGAGCTTGGAACGGTTGGCAACGCACTTCTTGAGCCAACGAAAATTTACGCTAAACCTGTACTTCAAATGCATAACGAACTCGATGTCCATTCAATGGGCCATATTACGGGCGGCGGCTTCTACGAAAACTTACCACGTATGTTGGTAGACGGATTCGGAGTGGAAATTGACCTTGGTTCATGGCCGGTACTTCCAGTATTCAAAATGCTGAAAGAAAAAGGCGGATTGTTGGATAAAGATCTGTATAGCGTATTCAATATGGGTATTGGTTTTGTTGTTGCTATCCCTGAAGAACAAGCGAATGCTGCTCTTAAAATTGCAGCTGAGCACGGGGAAGAAGCATTCATTATCGGGCGAGTAATAGAAGGCGAAGGCGTTACATTTACAGGTACGCATGACGGAAGTCTGGCCGAATGAAACAGAAAATGAAGATTGCCATTTTCGCATCCGGAAGTGGCAGTAATTTTGCGGCGATTGAAGAAGCATGCAAAAAAGGTGAGTTGAACGCTGAAATCGTCCTCATGGTGACGAACAAACCTGAAGCATTTGTTGTTGAACGTGCTGAAAAAGCTAGCATTCCAGTTGC
This Sporosarcina sp. ANT_H38 DNA region includes the following protein-coding sequences:
- the purM gene encoding phosphoribosylformylglycinamidine cyclo-ligase; its protein translation is MSKAYENAGVNIEAGYESVERMKSHVARTARIGVTGTFGGFGGMFDLSALNYKEPVLISGTDGVGTKLKLAFMADKHDTIGIDCVAMCVNDIVAQGAEPLYFLDYIALGKAVPEKVEAIVKGIADGCVQSGAALIGGETAEMPGLYEVDEYDLAGFAVGACEKSKIVTGEKVVAGDVLVGIASSGIHSNGFSLVRKIVIEDQGCEIDGLIAGYEELGTVGNALLEPTKIYAKPVLQMHNELDVHSMGHITGGGFYENLPRMLVDGFGVEIDLGSWPVLPVFKMLKEKGGLLDKDLYSVFNMGIGFVVAIPEEQANAALKIAAEHGEEAFIIGRVIEGEGVTFTGTHDGSLAE